tgCAGCCCTTTCCATATGCAAAATAGAGAGTGGAAAGAGATAAGCACTCGAGACTTTTATATCGAGAGGGAAGAACTCAGAGCCTTTTATTACTCGGCCAAAGAGGAAGAGCATCCTCCACACAGACCGTGGTGGAGTGCATGTTTGGGAATGTTTACTGGCACGGCACATGAAACCGTTCCTGCTAGTCTATCAAATTTGAGAGACCCGCAAGCTGGAATGGTGGAAATACCAACTCTTCCAATATATTCTAAACCAGAAGAGAATCAAGAAAGCTCTGAGGATAACACTGATAAAGATAAACAGATGTAAGATTTTCAAGTGGATGAATATGGGTGCCGGTATGTCTTtcttgtagaatctccctACGGTCGTCTGGTTTTGTCTATGGACTCATGCAGTGAGgaatcctactcttccttaggctcctgttagtcgccAAAGCCCATCCTCCCTATGGTCGGATAGCCGCTAAAGTTCACATTATACTCGTTTCACTCCATTACATCGCACTCATTAATTAGGCTGGGTTAATCGCAATAATGAACCAAATAGGTTCGTTTGTCCCATGTGCCTCTGCCAAGCTTCCAATATTTAAGCATGTCCTTTGCCGTATTGGAGCTTCGGATATTCAGGCTCGCGGGGTCTCTACATTTTTAGCAGAGATGGTAGAGTCTGCCGCTATTTTGCGTATCGCCAATGAGCATTCACTTGTCATAATCGACGAACTTGGGAGAGGAACTTCCACTCACGATGGATTTGGACTTGCCTGGGCCATTGTCGTAGACTTGATTCAGAGAGCCAAATGTTTTTGTCTCTGTGCCACTCACTTCCACGAAATGGGCCACTTGGCAGACGAATACAAGGGCGTTGTGAACAAGCATCTCACTTCTCAATTCTTTGAGGACCAAAATGAGATGACATTCCTCTACAAAATCAGTGACGGTGTATCCAAAAAGTCATTTGGAATAAATGTCGCCATGATTGCCAACTTTCCCAAGGACGTTGTAGAGAATGCAAGGATAAAATTGGAGAAACTGGAAGGATGCTCAAGGTCAGGAATCTCACCAGAGCTGCAAGAGTTGTTTAAATCACAGACCTTTGAGGAGTTTACCTCGAAAATACCCATCCTATTGGGATCATAGTGGCTCAATAAATTGATACTTAGGGTATATTTATGTGTTGTACATTATGGATCTCTAGTGGATTGGAATGTTTAGGCAAAACTATGAGGACCCCAAAGAATGTGGCTACCATTAGAGTGAATCTCTATTACCATTTAGCATGcatgatgaaaataacgAGTATAAAAATTTCTAAACACTTGCTTACAACACAGAGACTCTGAATAGTATTATGTGCTCACAACTGTGCATTATGACTCATTGTTTTGCATAGAAAAATCGAATTTTACTCTGTATTTTGGATTAATTATGCACAAAAACTTGCCTGTTCCAGTCTCTATCATAATGTATCAATAATGTTCATTATATCTTGTGATAGAACATCATTGTGTGACGATTTTTGGGTCAATGGATTCGTTTCCGTTTCCCTGAcctcttcatcatctttgtTATCTTCCGCCTAGATTTCCCCATTTCACATGTAGCCTTTACCTCTTTTGGATCCGTAGAATGGTCAAGTATGCAAAAATTGTAGACTTTTGAGGCCGAACAAAAAGTTGGAGCTACAGTATGGTCAGCGGCTTTTGACGGAACCACTGATATTGTAGAGCATCTTTTAATGTCCCTACAGATGGAGTGTTTATGGATTATATATTTTTTTGTGTATGGCTCTCTTTTCAGAGGTACAAATTCTATGAAATGAATGAGGAGATAGGGGTAGGAAAAACGAATATACATTCAcacattcatccataaacATCTCAAATACATACCTAAAGAGTCTCTTCATAACATCAAGTTTGAACCTTGGAGACTTTTTCGGGAGTATGGTGATATTCTCCAGTAGCATACATAGTGGGTAATAGTACGACCCTGAGCTGAATATCACATTCGCAACGTGCTTAATGACCTCCTTCCTTAGCATATATCCGTGACACATGAGCCTATATAAGTTTTTAAAAGCTCTAGTGAGCTCATGAGGAAGGAATCGCTCAGCACAAAGTATCCCATGTGGAGGACCTTTTGCTCATAATTTGAACATTGATTAGAATTCACAAACCAATAGTTTTGTAGAGAAGAAATATCCTCCTCTTTGACCGGCCTGACGGTGTCAAGATCGGCAAATGAAGAACATTTTGGAAGGCAAAGTACTTTGCTCGAAGTGCATGTGGCCTGTATGGTAGGTGTTTACTATCTAGAATGTGGTTTGTTTAGAGCGCAACTTTGTCGTTGACATGCGTATTGTTATGGgaatattttcaaaagGGCGTAATTTATGGAATGGAAACAGTTGGGGAAAAGCAATACTAACCTCTGGGGTCTGTGTAGCTATTAGAATTGACTTTATTTCGACAGTAACTCGAATTAGAGGATCATTTTCACCATCCACTTCCTCACTACCAACTATTCTAGACGAAAAGCAGGGCACATTTCTATGTGAGAGTTTATGGATGAGAAAGAGAATACCTGATTTCTGTGGAACCAATAAACTCGGACCCGATAAAGTATTCCATTCCATTACCAATGTGGATCCATTCTCCACTTTTTAACAACTTGCAGAGACtaaatgaatgtgtagaatgCATGATGCGGACTACTAGcggagctaggaggagTATCGAGTGACCAAaggctttagccggagAGAGAATGGCAAGTATTATCCCAGAGAGATTATCCTCCGAGGTAACAAACCTCGCATAATACTCTAGTAACCGACGGAATTACATTCACTCCACATGTATACTACCCGTTAAACATACATTGAAAAGTACAGTGCTCCACCAATGAGCTGAGTGCTTCCAGCTCCCTATATACTTTGATggacaagaagaggaacCAACTTGTCTAATCTGATATCGGAATGAACCCCCGACCAGTCCGTTAATCTCTTCCCTGACATTATAACCAGGTTCAAGTTCCACAAGAATAAACTCTTGGTTGTTCACAGGTACTGCCACGGTATCGTCTCTAGAGATCTAAAAATGTTTATTCCTCACGCACTTTGGTACCGTTATCCATCTTGCAATCTGTTCCACAGATTTGATTCCAGACTTGAAGAGTGCCTTTTCCCTCCTGTATTTGCATGTTTTGTTGTATATGTGGGAGATGAATAAAGCATCTTTGGGCAGTGCATGCAGCATTTGGCGGCAAACATATGACCGATGGAGAACAGGGAATGGGCACAAATCGAGACGCCAAAGTAGCCAGAAGTGCTACACACTGATAAATACTTACGGTTTCAGGGTAATCTTGGAGAATTTTGGGGATTTGGGGGCTTTGAATGTGAGATGAAAGGCTTCCCAGTCGGATTCTGACAAGGCCCTAAAAATGTCTTTTCTCACGTCCAAGGGATCCACAGCACCATCTTTCAAGTCTTGCATTTTTGGAATTACGGGAAATTAAAAGTAAAGATGAGATGAGTGCATAGGAAGAAATTTCTTTACAAGTGgaattttccattctccgCTCTCTGACCAGGGGACTATATGAGTATGCCAGAGATTTAGAGAGGCCAACAGGCATTATGAAACCTCTGAAAAGGTTGCAAAAGCGAGTGTAGAATAGAATAAACGTAGGAAATAAGGATACCCAGAATGTGGTACAGATGGAGAATGCTGGAGAGGTACCTGGAACGACATCGTATGAGGGGTTGTAGAAGGGTATCCAGAACAACATATGCACGCACGAGTAATTTTTGCTACGGATGCTGCATCTGCGTTTCCATAATGGCAATATCATGGATGCATCATGTACGGTGAGGATATACCTTCCAGAGCCATCCACTTGTTTCCCAAATTGCGGACGTCTATGGGTTCTCCAACTCACTTGCGTTTATATATCCATTTATGGATCAACTAGAGTGGTAAAACTATCCAGGTGGCGTTTTAATGAGAAATAGATGGTCGTTGTGGAGCACTGGTATGAATCGAAAAGAGCATTTGTAGTTATCTGGAGATTTCCAAGGTCCATCTAGAAGGTCTAACATCACTTTCCAGCGTTTAAATGCGGGTATTTTGCTATACAATGAGCTATGGCTACAATTAGCCGACCTTGGTGACTATGTCGAGGTCATCACTCAACCAGATAGTCATTAGCTTCTTCACTTCTCGCTGACCAGCATAGCTTTCTGCTATTCTCTAGGCAAATTTCGCATATACACGGACTTTGTACTCTAGCCATCTGGCTATTATGGAGTGGTGTAGTACATATGCATGGTATACCCAAGCCTCGAGTAGCTGGGAAGCCCATACTTTACGGACTTGATAGACCTTAACAGGGCTCCAGGAGCAAATTTGCACTGAAAGGCACATTCATACGACAAAACAGAGTTGTAAGAATAGAGatgtaaagaataaaaGTCGATACAAGGGGAATTAGAAAAGGATCCAATGGCTAGTTTGGTGGAGGGGCTCACCGACAGGAGCTCAAGTGTGGTCAAAATGGCCAAAGGGGTACTAAACTGGGAGTAAAATTCTGCAAAAAAGAGGCAAAAGATCGCACATTATACTTTTAAAGATGTTTTAACTATTAAAATAGGGACAAGATGAataaatggagagaatAACTGGAAAAAGTGTGCTAGGAAGAGAGCATATAATCCTGGGGTGAATCCCCAGATGAGTGATTGGTGGGTTATAGTCTATCTTTTGGATGGGGGTGGCGCCATCGTTTAAATTGGCTAGCCAGATGGCTAGTTAAGACGTTGTAAACTTGGTGTGATCAGTTGATTGATACCGCTGGGTGACTGGTGGTGGTTGACTGTGAGCTGAGTTGTGAGTCCTGGGTGGTGACTAACGCCAAAGGCGGCAGTCCCCCTTGGACGAACCTTTGGGTGTCTTGGTCTGGAAGACTTGTTATTTTGCAAGAGTCTGAGGATGGAGGACACTGCGTACGGTAGTACGTTTCTGTTGACTGCACATGAGTAGGTTATACCTGACTTGACTAGATGAGAGTACAAGTCCTCGGGTCCTACAGTTGCCTGACCGGTTATGGCTGGTTGGAGCATATGTGGTGTGAGTTGAGGGTGAATCCACTGCAGGGTGGGTGAGCCTGATACGTGCCTGTTGGAATGTACATGGTCGTCTCTCGAGGCAACTTTGGATTATGTGACTTGAGGGACCTGGAGCGCGAAGCGCGTCCATGGACTAGGCCTATGACTTGCTCTGCGGCTGACGCCTGGCTCGCTAACGCTCTCTGGACGTGCTCTGGTTACACTTTTGTGTAGTTGCTTGGTGTAGATGGTGGTGTTATTGTTGGTCTACTTGCGGCATTGCCGGGAGTTTTCCGCTCCATTGGACGAGTCTGTGTGGTGTTCACTGCGCTTGCGCGGTGACTGGTTCGCCGAAGGTGTGGTTCCCCCACCAGGGGTGACTCCACTGGGGGCGGTATCTTACGATGACTACAGCGGACGAGTCCGGGTAGTTGACCTGAGGGTGACCGAGGGTTCTCTGCCATCATAGTAACCTGGTTGATCCTGCCAGTAGTCATATGCTTGTCTTAAAGATTAAGCCATGCATGTCTAAGTATAAGCTTTTATATGGTGAAACTGCGAATGGCTCATTAAAACAGTTATAGTTTATTTGATGTTTGTTTCTACATGGATAACCGTGCTAATTGTAGGGCTAATACATGCTCGGGCTGTTTACAGTTGCGTTTATTAGACCTAAAACCTCCCCGCTTTTGCGGTGTTTCGGTGATTCATAATAAATTAGCGAATCGCATGGCTTTGCCGGCGATGTATCATTCAAGTTTCTGACCTATCAGCTTTGGACGGTAGGGTATTGGCCTACCGGGGCAACGACGGGTAACGGGGAATTAGGGTTCGATTCCGGAGAGGGAGCCTGAGAAACGGCTACCACATCTAAGGAAGGCAGCAGGCGCGCAAATTACCCAATCCTGACACAGGGAGGTAGTGACAAGAAATAACAATACGGGGCTTGAAGTCTTGTAATTGGAATGATGGGAATTTAAACCCCTTCCAGAGTATCAATTGGAGGGCAAGTCTGGTGCCAGCAGCCGCGGTAATTCCAGCTCCAATAGCGTATATTAAACTTGTTGCAGTTAAAAAGCTCGTAGTTGAATTTCTGCTGTTTCGTTGACTGCGTTTGGCGTTTGTCATCGTTGCGGCTTGGTTGGGTTTCGATTATTCGTTTCCCGGCGTTTACTTTGAGAAAATTAGAGTGCTTGAAGCAGGCTTTTGCCTTGAATACTTTAGCATGGAATAACGGAGTAGGACTTTGGTTCTATTTTGTTGGTTTTAGGAGCCAGAGTAATGGTTAATAGGAACAGTTGGGGGCATTCGTATTTGACTGTCAGAGGTGAAATTCTTAGATTTGTCAAAGACGAACTACTGCGAAAGCATTTGCCAAGGATGTTTTCATTAATCAAGAACGAAAGTTAGGGGATCGAAGACGATCAGATACCGTCGTAGTCCTAACCATAAACGATGCCGACTAGAGATTGGAGGTCGTCAGTTTGAACGACTCCTTCAGCACCTTGAGAGAAATCAAAGTCTTTGGGTTCTGGGGGGAGTATGGTCGCAAGGCTGAAACTTAAAGGAATTGACGGAAGGGCACCACCAGGCGTGGAGCCTGCGGCTTAATTTGACTCAACACGGGGAAACTCACCAGGTCCAGACAGAGGAAGGATTGACAGATTGATGGCTCTTTCTTGATTCTTTGGGTGGTGGTGCATGGCCGTTCTTAGTTGGTGGAGTGATTTGTCTGGTTAATTCCGTTAACGAACGAGACCTTAACCTGCTAAATAGGGTGTGAGACTTGGTTTCATTTCCGCTTCTTAGAGGGACTTTGCGGTCATAAATCGCAAGGAAGTTTAAGGCAATAACAGGTCTGTGATGCCCTTAGATGTCCTGGGCTGCACGCGCGCTACACTGATGCATTCACTGAGTGTATCCTTGGCTGAGAGGCTTGGGTAATCTTGAGTATGCATCGTGATGGGGATTGATTATTGTAATTCTTAATCATGAACGAGGAATGCCTAGTATGCGCAAGTCATCAGCTTGTGCAGACTACGTCCCTGCCCTTTGTACACACCGCCCGTCGCTCCTACCGATCGAGTGATCCGGTGAATTATTCGGACTGTGAtgtttccttttctttggAGACGTCTAGGGAAGTTTTGTGAACCTTATCACTTAAAGGAAGGAGAAGTCGTAACAAGGTTTCCGTAGGTGAACCTGCGGAAGGATCATTCACATGAAACTGTAGGTGGTTTGTTGGGTGGCAGACTTGCAAGAGGCGCTGCTTCGGTGGCGCGATGTCGTCGGACATCTTTGCCTACTCGACCTTCTACCATGTAACGCAGCATTGGTTTCCAGTGCTTTTCCCGCGAGGGGCGTTACCCCACTACCCCACCGGTGTTTTATACACTTGGGTTACGCTGATGCGGTGGATGGAGACGGAGGTTTGCCTCTGGCTTCGCCATTGTCATTGGATGTCTTGTTTCATCGGCCGATGGCTGGTGATACGGGACGAGTGTGGTGCGAAGCAGTGTCCGCCTTGCGGCGTTGTCTCGCATGTGCTCATTTGTTCACCCTACTGGGTGTTTTGCAAACACGAGTGCCTGATGGCACATTTGGCATTTATTAAACCTTCAGCGATGGATGTCTTGGCTCACACAACGATGAAGGACGCAGCGAATTGCGATAAGCATTGTGACTTGCAGACTTCTGCGAATCAACAGATTTCTGAACGTATTAGACACACCCCTTTGGGGTACTCCCGTCTCAGTGAACCTTTTGTTCTACCAATACACCTATAAGGGTGGTGAGCTTTGCTCGTTGGTGTGACTATGGGTCCGTTAGGCCCATGATTTTCTCTGTGCTCTGCAGTGAGACTGTGCACTAAAGTTTTGAGAATCTCTTTGGATGCATGGTTCTGGCTGGTGGGGTTACGGTGTGCCGCGTAAGCGGTAGGATGTGGAGCAAAGCGAAGTGTAGCATCCGCTACATTATTGGGTCGTGGCCTGGCTACTCCCATTGGCCGTTTTGGCTTGTGCCATCTGGTGAAACTCGCTACGCTCCTGTTTGTTCCTGAGCTTGGGTGAGGCTATCCGCTGAATTTAAGCATATAATTAAGCGGCagagaagaaaataaatATGATTCCCCTAGTAACGGCGAGTGAAGCGGGATGAGCCCAAAGTGTAAATCTGGGAGTCCTTCTCCCCGACTTGTGGTCTTGTGCGGTGTTGCCAGTGGCTGTGTGGGGTAAAGTTTCTTGGGAGAGGACATCATAGAGGGTGATAATCCCGTATGCCCCTTGTATAGTCCACGTGTCGGTTCGCCTGCATAGAGTCGTGCTTTTTGGGATTGAAGCGCAAATTGTGAGGTAGTCTTCTCATAAGGCTAAATATTGGTGTGAGACCGATAGCGAAGAAGTACCGTGAGggaaggatgaaaagaactttgaaaagagtgTTAAAAGTACCTGAAATTGCTGAGGGGGAATCGATTGGAGCGAACGTTGCATTTCTGTGCTCCTTTTGGGAATCAGTAATGCTCGGCCAGCGTCATCTGGGGACTTGTTATTCGCTTGTTTTGGCTCTCTGGTGTGACTAGTAGCGTCATTTCTTGCTTGGCTTGTCCTCGGTTGTTTTTGCAGTGTTTCTTTCGCTGCTGACTGGGCTAGTCCTGGTATCGCTGTCTGTCGTACGTGCTCTAACTGTCCCGTCTTGAAACACGGACCAAGGAGTCTAACACTCGTGCAAGTGTTTGGGTGTGAAACCCGTACGCGTAATGAAAGTGAAAGCATGGCCGCTTCGGCTTCACATGCGGCCGGTCGCCTTTTGGTGGATTGCGCAGTAGCATGGTTGTTAGGACCCGAAAGATGGTGAACTATGCCTGGATAGGATGAAGTCAGGCGAAAGCCTGATGGAGGTCCGCAGCGATACTGACGTGCAAATCGTTCGTCAAATCTGGGTATAGGGGCGAAAGACTAATCGAACCATCTAGTAGCTGGTTTCTTCCGAAGTTTCTCTCAGGATAGCTGGAATTTGATCAGTTTTACCAGGTAAAGCTAATGATTAGAGGTATCGGTGGGCTGTGCCTGTTGACCTATTCTCAAACTTTAAATGGGTAAGACCCTGCTGGTTGCTTTGTTTGAACTGGTGGGTTGAATGTGAATTCCAAGTGGGCCATTTTTGGTAAGCAGAACTGGCGATGAGGGATGCTCCTAACGCTTGGTTAAGGTGCCTAAATGCCTGCTCATCAGATACCATAAAAGGTGTTGGTTCATTTAGACAGCAGGACGGTGGTCATGGAAGTCGAAATCCGCTAAGGAGTGTGTAACAACTCACCTGCCGAATGAACTGGCCCTGAAAATGGATGGCGCTAAAGCAGGTTACCGAGACTGGGCCATTGTGGCAGATGTTTGGCTGCAATGTGTAGGAAGACGTGGGCGTTGTTGCGAAGCGAGGTGCGTGAGTCCTTGTGGAACGGCGTCTAGTGCGGATCTTGGTGGTAGTAGCAAATATTCAAATGAGAACTTTGAAGACTGACGTGGAGTAGGTTTCCGTGTGAACTATGTTTGGACACGGGTTAGCCGGTCCTAAGCGTCAGCTTAACTGCGTTGATGTGGGCTTTGCTCCGTAGCGCGAAAGGGAATCGGGCTAACATTCCCGAGCCGGGTCGTGGATACTGGGTGGTAACACAAGTGAACTTCTCAACGTAGGCGGTGGTCCCGGGAAGCGTTTTCTTTGCTTTTTAACAGACTTTGACGCCCTGGAATCAGATTACCTGGCGATAGGGGTTGATGTTTGGAATAGCATTTCGATTTTCGGAATGTCCGGTGCGCTGCTGACTGCCCTTGAAACGGGAAGGGAACGTTGTTATTCGCACCCCTGTCCGTACCGATAACCGCATCAGGTCTCCAAGGTTAGCAGCCTCTGGTCGATAGAATAAGGTAGATAAGGGAAGTCGGCAAAATGGATCCGTAACTTCGGGATAAGGATTGGCTCTGAGGGCCGGGCGGTTTGGGCGTCTGGGCATGTCTGGGTGTTGTTTTGGGGCTGTCCCGCGAGGGTTGGACCTTTTACGACGCTTGGTTGTTGCCTTTTCGTTTGGCCGTGGGGAACGGTTAGCTCAGAACTGGAGCGGACAAGGGGAATCCGACTGTTTAATTAAAACATAGCATTGCGATGGCTTGAAAAGGTGTTGACGCAATGTGATTTCTGCCCAGTGCTCTGAATGTCAACGTGATGAAATTCAACCAAGCGCGGGTAAACGGCGGGAGTAACTATGACTCTCTTAAGGTAGCCAAATGCCTCGTCATCTAATTAGTGACGCGCATGAATGGATTAACGAGATTCCCACTGTCCCTATCTGCCATCTAGCGAAACCACAGCCAAGGGAACGGGCTTGGCGGAATCAGCGGGGAAAGAAGACCCTGTTGAGCTTCACTCTAGTCCGGCTTTGTGAAACGACTCGAGGGGTGTAGGATAAGTGGGAGCTTCGGCGTCGGTGAAATACCACTACTCTTGACGTTGTTTTACTTATTCCGTTATGTTGAGACTCGGTTCGCCGTGTTTTTGCTTTAAGCCTGCTTGCAGGTGATCAAGGCGGGAGACATAGCCAGGTGGGGAGTTTGGCTGGGGCGGTACATCTGTTAAAAGATAACGCAGGTGTCCTAAGGCGAACTCAATGAGGACAGAAATCTCATGTGGACCAAAAGGGGAAAAGTTTGCTTGATTTTGATTTTCAGTACAAATACAAACTGTGAAAGCATGGCCTATCGATCCTTTAAGTCTGTGGGATATACAGCTAGAGGTGTCAGAAAAGTTACCACAGGGATAACTGGCTTGTGGCAGCCAAGCGTTCATAGCGACGTTGCTTTTTGATCCTTCGATGTCGGCTCTTCCTATCATTGAGATGCAGAAGTCTCAAAGTGTCGGATTGTTCACCCGCTAATAGGGAACGTGAGCTGGGTTTAGACCGTCGTGAGACAGGTTAGTTTTACCCTACTGATGACTGGACGTTGTGACAGTAATCCAATTTAGTACGAGAGGAACAGTTGGTTCGGATACTTGGTTAATGCGGCTAGTTGAGAAGCTAGTGCTGCGAGGCTACCATCCGTTGGATAATGACTGAACGCCTCTAAGTCAGAATCCATGCTGAAGAGCAACGTTGTTCACCGCTTCTGGCGTCTTGAACGCGATATTGCCGGTAATTCCGTATTTCTAGTAGCATCACAATTTTGTCTCCTGAAGCGATACATCCATTGCAGACGACTTTGATGCACCCGGGAATTGTAAGCGCGAGAGTAGGCTTGTCTTACGATCCGCTGAGATCTAGCCCGTGGTGTCTGATGTGTAGAATGGACACACACTTCGGGGTGGACATACGAACGTAGGGAGATTCTCCACTCCACCTTTGGTGGAGTATTCTTCTCCTCACTCCTACGGAGTGTTGGTATCTTTACtagactctatgagcggAGTGAGTAGAGAAGAAATGGCAAGcatacgcagtataggagcctgaTTGGTCACCTCTTCTCACTGCTCAGTAGAGTCCTTAGAGACTCTCTTATTCTACCAGCGGAGCTATGAGGACAACCGTAGGGAGCCTCAGGAAGCCTAGGGATGCCGTTGTAAGTCACCTATCGgtggatgaatgggtagGTACTcctagaagaatgatggTAGTCAGTACCCCGACAGGGGGTAGGGTTGAGAGTACTACTGGAGACACTCCTTACGGAGTAAGAGTAGTGCCGCAAAGCGGCAAAAGAGTCTACCACCGAAGGTGGAATAAAGactactcttccttaggctcctTCTAGTCGCCTGTTCGCTATTtcatagctcacattatgcTCACTACGTTCGGATTGTCCACCGCTTTGCTACGGACATTACAGTCGTTCTGGCTTACGCCAGTCCTTCGGACTCTAGGCTCCCAAGGGTCGCCTAGGCTCACTGCATTCGCTTAAgctcctcctagctccgCTAGTAGTTCGCATTCATTTCGCTATGCTCAAGATAACACTCTTCGGGGTTAACTCTTACAACTTACTCTATATACATAACTACCTACTGCCAACCCATCCAACCCCACACGGGGGACCGCTGCCGTTTCCTTGTCTTGCCGCTTAGTCGTAAAGATTCGACTCGAGGCCCTGCCAGGTAATTTTTTCATCTAGATATATACACCTTTGCCAAACGTGACAAGTGGACctaaatgatgaaaactTTCTTCTCCTTCCACTGAAGTGTGATGACCTTACCTCTCTAAGAAGCTCTGATTATTTGGTTCACGTTGTCAAATGGATGCGAACTACTAGCGGAGCTAGGTGACCGCAATGCACAGCATGAAGGGAACAGTGAAACGAACGTAGTGAGCAAAAGCGACCTATGGGAGCTTAAAGAGGATTAAAGACCAGGGTGTTCATACTGCAATGCATAGTCTATGGTACATGCTATGGCTTTGTGACGTGCAAATCTCTCTAGTCTATAGCATAGCGTTCATCTCTTGACTTGTCTTTTCTTCGTCCATATTACATGATGAGCATAAATCTGTCAATCCACTGACTTTGATGACTCTACTCCTTCTGATTCTTGAAATACATGTACTGACTATTGTGCAAAAGTAAAACGAATGTAATCGAAGCCAGGAAGCAGGTCCTCCTCGGTCAAAATACATtcaagaatgaatgatggTGTACGGGTGACATTGATCATTTCCCCATGGTTAATGCCAATTTTTACTCCTACATTATGGATAAACACCGTCGTTAGACGGGGTGACTACGGAAATCTAGTACGCCACAAGGCTCAGTAGATGAATGGGTAGGCACTAGTAGACGCTGAACATCTCCATACTTCATTATTCTCGTGTCTAGAGACTATTTATGCTCCCTGGCGGGCACACTATGCTCATTAACCTTACGGTGAACTCGCCATcactccctttggtcgctTAGTCCCTCGTACTCGGGACCTGCTGTCCTCCGCTT
This region of Theileria equi strain WA chromosome 1, complete sequence genomic DNA includes:
- a CDS encoding MutS domain V containing protein (encoded by transcript BEWA_029580A), coding for MNQIGSFVPCASAKLPIFKHVLCRIGASDIQARGVSTFLAEMVESAAILRIANEHSLVIIDELGRGTSTHDGFGLAWAIVVDLIQRAKCFCLCATHFHEMGHLADEYKGVVNKHLTSQFFEDQNEMTFLYKISDGVSKKSFGINVAMIANFPKDVVENARIKLEKLEGCSRSGISPELQELFKSQTFEEFTSKIPILLGS
- a CDS encoding hypothetical protein (encoded by transcript BEWA_029590A), with the protein product MQDLKDGAVDPLDVRKDIFRALSESDWEAFHLTFKAPKSPKFSKITLKPREKALFKSGIKSVEQIARWITVPKCVRNKHF
- a CDS encoding hypothetical protein (encoded by transcript BEWA_029610A), with amino-acid sequence MIGRADIEGSKSNVAMNAWLPQASYPCGNFSDTSSCISHRLKGSIGHAFTVCICTENQNQANFSPFGPHEISVLIEFALGHLRYLLTDVPPQPNSPPGYVSRLDHLQAGLKQKHGEPSLNITE